One window of the Scyliorhinus torazame isolate Kashiwa2021f chromosome 24, sScyTor2.1, whole genome shotgun sequence genome contains the following:
- the ints5 gene encoding integrator complex subunit 5: protein MAAAAALEGSASHRAGISSQELLQEMKAFISGIDPVRGHKLSVKDHARCGILLLRNLPPARGAVLEYLRGVFDEYVSSYILDLNHEGGMGGGGGPLLGRPGLDDVTQEIQSVLSEFVHSNPRAWAPLVSAWSIDLMGQLSSKYSGRHQVPHASSLNELLQLWMSCKATRVLMDIYTQCLSSMISSCPDACVDALLDTSVQHSPHFDWVVAHIGSSFPNTIISRVLSCGLKDFCMHGASSVVDPLFPTLADKRVPKMASVVGILGHLATRHSASIKQELLLMFQQSLGSARDPQQLATVPFLLQLAAMSPMLLSTVSGELIDSLKPPVLDQLHQHFAGLGRDDAENLVGLVVHLICQTGPGAYRILQFLVNTAMPASVITTPGLAVRESVRDACHRIIQLLLLNLQKLVYNRPSASLCEPQPRAIPFFDELKGRVRDLCLETLRLERKRHLWQHQLLGLLSVYCGESCATEALSHLLALACTPEELALPVQLYGGLAASMPGLLPATVRRCVARLHSSSLPEAQTARLMVNLATLVQWEGPEEELPSPIGARLAQALSWHARDLGQLLPRSDPRVSEAAALLLSAVPLPPALSPAQLAGLVRSAVGQFLLALRRGREAAASDCGRLLTRLSAVSAAALRAVLQQLVRSATHSGSAGLFGGWVPGAAWAPGIPPASSPSGGDALLDVNRKFGTAVNFSGSIWAVFHAGVIGRGLKPASAVTGPGPQEAAHNLYQLLSLVVRCGSGGRPLAEPGPGLSHPPINPEAAKAVAVALVEGLCPDVTNSELAWPPEDHARNTVERDLQIRNRFEENPLLFPLLQLVALGRPALCYCSVLLRGLLATLMAHWDASRHSLTASSPWQLQASCSLVSCMGQGQLLPPVLSNMHEIFHLLTPFEVHLLLLTVWEYMKDNGPLPQKFTFDPEQGQFYRDFARDGDISKYLNVLHSILHKNIDRLGHLCGRFQV, encoded by the exons ATGGCGGCGGCCGCGGCCCTGGAAGGAAGCGCCAGCCACCGGGCCGGGATCAG TTCGCAGGAGTTGCTGCAAGAGATGAAGGCTTTTATCAGTGGCATAGACCCTGTCCGTGGGCACAAGCTGTCAGTGAAAGACCACGctcggtgcgggatcctcctgctgCGGAATCTCCCGCCGGCCCGGGGAGCTGTCCTGGAGTACCTGCGAGGGGTCTTCGATGAGTACGTCAGCAGCTACATCCTGGACCTCAACCACGAGGGTGGGATGGGCGGTGGAGGGGGGCCCCTCCTGGGGCGGCCGGGTCTGGACGATGTCACCCAGGAGATCCAGAGTGTCCTGTCCGAGTTTGTCCACTCCAATCCCCGGGCCTGGGCCCCCCTGGTCTCGGCCTGGTCCATCGACCTGATGGGCCAGCTCAGTAGCAAGTACTCAGGGCGGCATCAGGTGCCTCACGCCAGCAGCCTGAACGAGCTGCTACAGCTCTGGATGTCTTGCAAGGCCACCCGGGTCCTGATGGACATTTACACGCAGTGCCTGTCCTCGATGATCAGCAGCTGCCCCGACGCCTGCGTCGACGCTCTGCTCGACACCTCCGTCCAGCATTCGCCCCACTTCGACTGGGTCGTGGCCCACATCGGCTCCTCCTTCCCCAACACCATCATCAGCCGTGTCCTCTCCTGTGGCCTGAAGGATTTCTGCATGCACGGGGCCTCCTCTGTCGTGGACCCGCTCTTCCCCACCTTGGCAGACAAGCGGGTCCCCAAGATGGCCTCGGTGGTGGGCATCCTGGGACACCTGGCCACCCGGCATTCTGCCAGCatcaagcaggagctgctgctgatgTTCCAGCAGAGCCTGGGCTCGGCCCGGGACCCCCAGCAGCTCGCCACCGTGCCCTTCCTCCTGCAGCTGGCTGCCATGTCGCCCATGCTGCTGAGCACCGTCTCGGGGGAGCTCATCGACTCGCTCAAGCCCCCCGTCCTGGACCAGCTCCACCAGCACTTCGCAGGCCTGGGCCGCGACGACGCGGAGAACCTGGTGGGCCTGGTGGTCCACCTGATCTGCCAGACCGGCCCCGGGGCCTACCGCATCCTCCAGTTCCTGGTCAACACCGCCATGCCCGCCTCGGTGATCACCACCCCGGGTCTGGCCGTGCGGGAGAGCGTGAGGGACGCCTGCCACCGGATCATCCAGCTGCTCCTGCTGAACCTGCAGAAGCTGGTGTACAACCGCCCCTCGGCCAGCCTGTGCGAGCCACAGCCCCGCGCCATCCCCTTCTTCGACGAGCTGAAGGGCAGAGTGAGGGACCTGTGCCTGGAGACCCTGAGGCTGGAGCGTAAACGCCACCTGTGGCAGCACCAGCTGCTGGGCCTGCTCTCCGTCTACTGCGGGGAGAGCTGTGCCACCGAGGCTCTGAGCCACCTGCTGGCGTTGGCCTGCACCCCCGAGGAGCTGGCGCTGCCTGTCCAGCTGTACGGGGGGCTGGCCGCCTCCATGCCGGGGCTGCTGCCGGCCACCGTCCGGCGCTGCGTGGCCCGGCTCCACTCGTCCAGCCTCCCCGAGGCGCAGACCGCCCGCCTGATGGTCAACCTGGCCACCTTGGTGCAGTGGGAGGGGCCGGAGGAGGAGCTGCCCTCCCCCATCGGCGCCCGCCTGGCCCAGGCCCTGTCCTGGCACGCCCGTGACCTGGGCCAGCTCCTGCCGCGCTCCGACCCCCGGGTCTCCGAGGCCGCCGCCCTGCTCCTGTCGGCCGTCCCCTTGCCGCCGGCGCTCAGCCCGGCCCAGCTGGCCGGCCTGGTGCGCTCCGCCGTCGGGCAGTTCCTGCTGGCGCTGCGGCGCGGCCGGGAGGCGGCGGCCTCCGACTGCGGCCGCCTGCTGACCCGCCTGAGCGCCGTGTCCGCCGCCGCCCTGCGCGCCGTCCTCCAGCAGCTGGTCCGCTCGGCGACGCACTCCGGCAGCGCCGGGCTGTTCGGCGGGTGGGTGCCGGGCGCGGCGTGGGCCCCGGGTatcccccccgcctcctcccccagCGGCGGCGACGCCCTGCTCGACGTCAACCGCAAGTTTGGCACGGCTGTCAACTTCAGCGGCAGCATCTGGGCCGTGTTCCACGCCGGCGTGATCGGCCGGGGGCTGAAACCGGCCTCCGCCGTCACCGGCCCGGGGCCCCAGGAGGCGGCCCACAACCTGTACCAGCTGCTGAGCCTGGTGGTGAGGTGCGGCAGCGGAGGGCGCCCCCTGGCGGAGCCTGGCCCCGGCCTCAGCCACCCCCCCATCAACCCCGAGGCGGCCAAGGCGGTGGCGGTGGCCCTGGTGGAGGGTCTGTGCCCCGACGTCACCAACAGCGAGCTGGCCTGGCCCCCCGAGGACCACGCCCGCAACACGGTGGAGCGGGACCTGCAGATCCGTAACCGCTTCGAGGAGaaccccctgctcttccccctgcTCCAGTTGGTGGCCCTGGGCCGGCCGGCCCTGTGTTACTGCTCCGTGCTGCTCCGGGGCCTCCTGGCCACCCTCATGGCCCACTGGGACGCCTCGCGCCACTCCCTGACCGCCAGCTCCCCCTGGCAGCTCCAGGCCTCCTGCAGCCTGGTCTCCTGCATGGGGCAGGGCCAGCTCCTGCCGCCTGTGCTCAGCAATATGCACGAGATCTTCCACCTGCTCACCCCCTTCGAGGTCCACCTGCTGCTGCTGACCGTCTGGGAGTACATGAAGGACAACGGCCCGCTGCCCCAGAAGTTCACCTTCGACCCCGAGCAGGGCCAGTTCTACCGGGACTTCGCGCGGGACGGCGACATCAGCAAGTACCTGAACGTCCTCCACAGCATCCTGCACAAGAACATCGATCGCCTGGGACACCTGTGCGGCCGCTTCCAGGTCTGA